The following are encoded together in the Leguminivora glycinivorella isolate SPB_JAAS2020 chromosome 18, LegGlyc_1.1, whole genome shotgun sequence genome:
- the LOC125236125 gene encoding uncharacterized protein LOC125236125, producing MLIALDMSEQEARRVVNDVYELNMRASFELRGFASNHPEVIADVVNSKEETTVIGASDSERTLGLKWNHKRDTLGFNVNFRNTPENVLDGRELPTKRQVTSSAMSIFDPIGYISPISVLGKALMQEIWRTGIGWDTPIPVTLAPAWRSFIENVQQLKQLEIPRHVPAYNREAHMHVFCDASEKIYAAAVYLVSITPEGERTSALVAAKARVAPLRVVSIPRMELQSCVLATRLADTIIKESDYVIKEKYFWSDSKTALAWIRSDPRKYKTYVAHRLAEIENTTTPANWRWVPSAANVADDATRGVPAHFGADHRWFVGPEFIRKSESYWPVEKTLAPVADTGEERAAKVVCSLGVTRKTFDYLPDINRFPRFKRLVRVTALVLVAAEAFKALLLKKKTETEMNNEHIRLAEILLIRRSQHASFPEEIKLLETGRALPKKSPLHKVAVKLDKNGIITLNARIDKDVHIPVLHAKEDFTNLLIYHFHALYNHGNHSTVINELKQRYYIIGLRGTIRYITNKCQWCRTYKGTTLKVPVGDLPAERLQANQPPFTAAAVDLFGPMNITIGRRREKRWGVLFTCLTTRAVHLELAASLSASSMILSLRRMIARRGAPTVLYSDNATNFYGAERELAEAKRTLPDSLKPFLSEREMTWKKIPPGNPSAGGAWERLVGSVKTALKVTLKERAPHEEVLHTLLLEAEHIVNSRPLTPVNPDLDDEALTPNHFLIGRSSALSPLGVFTDSVLTLSSWKTAQNLADHFWRRWIKEYRPSLLPRSSAHQQVHKLHEGDIVIVADGSMPRGTWPRGVITQLFPGPDGHVRVAIVRTRAGERVYKLLRRSTSAVLHSTYINNRTN from the exons ATGTTGATAGCACTCGACATGAGCGAACAGGAAGCTAGGCGCGTTGTGAACGATGTTTACGAACTGAACATGCGCGCGTCGTTTGAACTTCGAGGTTTCGCGTCAAATCATCCGGAGGTGATCGCGGACGTAGTCAACAGTAAGGAGGAGACTACGGTCATAGGCGCTAGCGATAGCGAACGCACGCTAGGCTTAAAGTGGAATCATAAACGCGATACGTTAGGGTTTAACGTGAATTTTAGGAACACGCCCGAAAACGTACTCGACGGCCGCGAATTACCCACAAAAAGGCAGGTCACGAGTAGTGCGATGTCCATATTCGACCCCATAGGTTACATTAGCCCCATATCAGTGCTAGGTAAAGCGTTAATGCAAGAGATATGGCGCACTGGGATCGGTTGGGACACGCCCATTCCCGTTACGCTCGCGCCCGCCTGGCGTTCGTTTATAGAAAACGTACAGCAGTTAAAACAGCTCGAAATTCCTAGACACGTACCCGCGTACAACCGCGAAGCGCACATGCATGTATTTTGCGACGCTAGTGAAAAAATATACGCCGCGGCCGTGTATCTGGTTAGCATAACGCCCGAGGGAGAGCGTACGTCCGCGTTAGTAGCCGCAAAGGCCCGCGTCGCGCCTCTTCGCGTAGTTAGCATTCCACGAATGGAATTACAGAGCTGTGTGCTAGCCACGCGTCTAGCAGATACGATAATAAAAGAGTCGGACTACGTAAttaaggaaaaatatttttggtcagACTCGAAGACGGCACTCGCTTGGATTCGCTCAGACCCGCGTAAATATAAGACGTACGTCGCTCATAGGTTAGCTGAGATAGAAAACACTACCACCCCCGCTAACTGGCGATGGGTGCCTAGTGCCGCTAACGTAGCGGACGACGCCACTCGGGGCGTCCCGGCGCATTTTGGGGCCGACCACCGGTGGTTCGTTGGGCCAGAATTCATACGGAAAAGCGAGTCTTATTGGCCGGTAGAAAAAACGCTCGCGCCTGTCGCAGACACGGGCGAAGAGCGCGCAGCGAAAGTAGTTTGCTCGCTAGGCGTTACTAGGAAAACGTTCGACTACCTACCAGATATAAATAGGTTTCCGCGTTTTAAACGTTTAGTTAGAGTCACTGCTCTCGTTCTGGTTGCCGCTGAGGCTTTCAAAGCCTTATTGCTCAAAAAGAAAACGGAAACAGAAATGAACAATGAACATATCAGACTGGCGGAGATATTGCTCATTCGTCGGAGTCAGCACGCGTCATTCCCGGAGGAAATTAAGTTGCTGGAAACTGGGCGCGCGCTACCTAAGAAATCACCGCTGCACAAGGTCGCTGTGAAGCTGGATAAAAACGGGATCATCACTCTGAACGCGAGGATCGACAAAGACGTCCACATCCCAGTGCTGCACGCGAAGGAAGATTTCACGAATTTGCTGATATATCATTTTCATGCTCTGTACAATCACGGCAACCACTCAACCGTCATTAACGAGCTGAAACAGAGATATTATATTATCGGGCTGCGCGGCACAATACGATATATTACAAACAAGTGCCAATGGTGTCGGACCTATAAAGGGACTACCCTCAAAGTTCCCGTAGGCGACTTACCAGCAGAGAGGCTCCAGGCGAATCAACCGCCATTCACTGCCGCCGCCGTCGATTTGTTCGGCCCGATGAATATTACAATAGGCCGCCGCCGCGAAAAGAGATGGGGAGTGTTGTTCACTTGCCTCACAACTCGAGCTGTACATCTAGAGCTTGCCGCCTCCTTATCGGCATCCTCCATGATACTATCACTAAGAAGAATGATAGCTCGACGCGGCGCGCCTACAGTTCTGTACTCGGACAACGCCACTAACTTTTACGGCGCCGAGAGAGAACTAGCGGAAGCTAAGAGAACACTGCCTGACAGCCTGAAGCCCTTCCTGTCCGAACGCGAGATGACCTGGAAGAAGATTCCACCTGGAAACCCCTCAGCAGGCGGCGCGTGGGAGCGCCTGGTGGGCAGTGTTAAGACCGCTTTAAAAGTGACACTGAAAGAAAGAGCTCCTCATGAAGAAGTTCTGCACACGCTGTTGCTAGAAGCCGAGCATATAGTCAACTCGAGACCGCTGACGCCAGTGAACCCAGACCTCGACGACGAAGCTCTGACGCCGAACCACTTTCTCATCGGCCGTTCGAGCGCCCTGTCGCCGCTAGGCGTGTTCACCGACTCCGTGTTGACCCTATCGTCATGGAAAACAGCTCAGAACTTGGCCGATCACTTTTGGAGGCGCTGGATAAAGGAATACCGGCCCAGCTTACTCCCTCGGTCGAGCGCTCATCAGCAGGTGCACAAGCTACACGAAGGAGACATAGTGATAGTGGCAGACGGCTCTATGCCCCGCGGAACTTGGCCTAGAGGTGTAATCACACAACTCTTTCCCGGCCCTGATGGCCACGTAAGAGTAGCCATAGTTCGTACCCGCGCAGGAGAA CGCGTCTACAAGCTTCTACGCCGGTCAACGAGCGCAGTCCTGCACTCCACATATATAAACAACCGCACTAATTAG